The following proteins are co-located in the Elusimicrobiaceae bacterium genome:
- a CDS encoding PTS sugar transporter subunit IIB, translated as MAVVFTRIDDRLIHGQVVEGWIPFLDANEVVVISAAAAQDEMSRTLMRLSLPDEIGLEIFEPAAGAKYLAQSGARPERILVLAPGPAEVVELIGDGFRPAAVNVGGMHYSVGKSQIGRAIFLDGRDIESLKAIAAAGIRLEGRGVPSDSETDIVAMLH; from the coding sequence ATGGCCGTAGTGTTTACGCGGATTGACGACAGGCTTATCCACGGGCAGGTGGTGGAAGGCTGGATTCCTTTTCTGGATGCGAACGAAGTGGTGGTTATCAGCGCGGCTGCCGCGCAGGACGAGATGAGCAGGACGCTGATGCGGCTGTCGCTGCCGGATGAAATCGGCCTGGAGATTTTCGAACCGGCCGCCGGCGCGAAATATCTGGCGCAATCCGGCGCCCGGCCCGAGCGCATTCTGGTGCTGGCGCCCGGCCCGGCGGAAGTGGTGGAACTTATCGGCGACGGGTTCCGGCCGGCGGCCGTCAACGTGGGCGGAATGCATTATTCGGTCGGCAAAAGCCAGATCGGCAGGGCGATTTTCCTTGACGGACGGGATATAGAAAGCCTCAAGGCGATCGCGGCGGCGGGCATCAGGCTGGAAGGACGCGGCGTGCCTTCCGATTCGGAAACCGATATCGTTGCCATGCTTCACTAG